Genomic segment of Drosophila ananassae strain 14024-0371.13 chromosome 2L, ASM1763931v2, whole genome shotgun sequence:
caagtgaaattatgcgtggagattttttgctgttggcctgtgttatttaataaattttaatttaataaacccATCTGCAAGAGTATTTAAAAGGGCATATTGCGTTTGGGTTAATAATCCACCCTTAGACTCAACTGACAACACTTTTTCCAACGCGGTCCACCATATCATAATTTGGAACCCCAGACTTAAAAGAAAACTAACCTGCAGGGCAGCTGCCAGCTTGCGCTCGAGCAGCTGAATCTGGCGGCGCTGTTCCTCGATTTCTGTCTTGGCGTCCACCAGCTGCTCGCTGGTACTCTTGTAGTTCTGTTCCACTTCCTTGGACACCTTGCGGGCATCCTCCACTTCGCGCTTCAGGGAGTTAACGTACGACTGCTCGGCAGTGGGTGTGGGATCCATGGTGGCCACAATAACGTTCGATCCGTACTCCAGGTTCTTTTCGCGCGACTTTTCACGCTCCAGCTCCGTCTCCAGGGTGCGGATCTTGGCCAGCAGCTTCTTGTTCTCCCGCTCTTGGGCCTCCCGATTGCGCAGTTCCAGTGAGAGCATCTGCTTGGTGCTCTGCAGGTCGTCGCGGATCTTGTCGATGTCGTCCAGTTCGTCGGGACTCTCCTCGTCGATGGACATCGCGGAGACGATGCTGGGCCGCGAGCTGCCTGCTCCCAGAGCCGTGGCACTGGCCGGGCCGAGGGCGTGGCTGCTGGGCGCCTCGCTCAGCATGTTGACCTTCGATTGGGACTTTTGCAGCTGCTCCTCGATGGTCATCTGGCGACGGAACTTGCGCAGGCCGTCTAGGATGGGCTTGCTGCGATCGTTGGTCTTCGTCGGCTTCAGCCTGATGCCGCCCTGGATCTGCTTGAGCAGCTTGTTGTGCGAGTTGTCCTTCTCCGTCTCGTAGATAAACTTGTCGTCCACCTTCGTCATAGACTTGCATGTCAAGATGGGCTGAGATCTGCGGGATAATGATCAAATTAATGTACTTTAAGGACTACTATTTAAATTCGATTTATTAAAGTTGAACTGAATTGAAGGCTTCCTCATTGAAAAGCAAGAAAAACCACCATGATAGTTGGTATTTCGCTTAAGGATTGCAATGTAATTACTTTCCTGCTGAACTCTGCTGCAAAAAGCACTCACCTGTCGTTGCAGGCCACATGGCGCAGCTTCTTGCCGCTCTCCACCTCCTTCATCATCTCGGACCAGTCCGGACGCCTTCGAGGTCGTGTTCTGCAAATCGAAGCGTTTCAGAATTATGGACATCCTCTAGCTGGAAGGCCCATGAATCCGCTACCACAGACCCCTGTTCGGGGGTCAGCGGGTATCCCCACCCTGCTTTCCTCCCTCAACTCACCTGAGCTTCTCGAGAGTCTGTTTCTGCGTATCGCTGAGCACGCGCTTCTCTCCGGGCGCCAGCGGCGGGGGCGGCGGTGGGGGAGCCTTGGGCACCAGCGAGGGCAGCGGCGGTGGGGCGGGAACTGGaacaacaaaacacaaaatgcACCCGGTGGGGGTCCGAGGGTTATTTTTCGCCAGAATAGGAGCAGGAGCACTGCAGTGGTTGTGGAGAAAGTGGGACCGAGGGTTGGTCGCTGGGCATTAGAGCAAATCGCCTGGCGCTGCGTGCACTCGCggttattaaatataattttaatttaatgagTTTGCAATTTGTGTCAGTTGTTTGTTGGTCTTCCTTGGGCTCCTTCCTGCTCTTTCTGCAGTACCACCTCAATTCCCTACCCTCCTATAGAGTCCCCATATTTAGCAGTACTTTGCGAGCAAACTTTCTCCATACATATCAATAGAGGTTGCAGCTCAAATTCAGAAAGTGCCAGCATTGAAGGCTTTTTTGCACTGTTGAAATAATTTTGGGAGAAAATAGGTTCTCTATCTCAGTGAGTGTTTATTCTTTTTAAGCAGGAAGTTATACTTTTAATTCCCTATGTGCCTAAAACATCTTATTGTGTTTATTAAAGCTCATTATTTTTATAGCGAACTTTAGGCCTAGAAGAGCTATGGGGAAAGACATCTGTTTGAGTGTAGCAGCGAGTGCCTGGCACATGGGGTGTCTCTGTCGAAAGTTGCAGCAGAGATTGAAAAGTTAGTGCCTCTTCTTCGGTACCCCGACGTCGACCAGGTCCCGGAACCAGGTCCTGGCTTTGATAGTGTTTTATTGCCTTAACACCATTCAattcggtcggtcggtcggtcggtggGCGGTCGTGCTGGGCCGGTGGCACAAAACTTTGATTGCATTTTTTACTTTGTCGGGTTGTGCCCGACTGCCTGGATTTTAGTTAGTTTAAACTCTTCGTTCTGTGACCAGCCCGAGCCGGTCTTTTGCCCTTTTCCCAGCCCTTTTCTCCACAGAATACTTTTTCTTAGTCGTGTTCGTCTTGGTGCTCTGTTAACGAGGCCAATTAGGACGACTGGTGGGCTCTTGGGACCTTGCAACTGGCTGTTTCTAATAAATTTCCGCTTAAATTGTTGGCCTAACAATCTTCGCTACCAGGCCGGACTCCTCCACTGGTGCCTCTTCTCGGAAACACCAcgtcatccccatgccctATGTCCCATGCCTCTGACCCTGTTCCTGGCCCTGTGCCTCGTAATTAACAATTGAAAAAGTTTCCcagtttcgattttttttcgcCCTCACACACAGGCATAAATTggaaagtatatattttcggTTTTATATCGAATACTTTGCATTCCGTCCATTGTCtctttgcttttgttgttgttaaaAAAGTGTAAAAGTCAAACAAGAAAAAATGAGAAGAAAACAATGGGGGCACTGCCGAGTGATGAAAAGCTGACAAATCTGTTAATTAGCTTTGTTTGAGTGAACCCTCTCCGACGGGGGAGtggtggatgggtggtttTTGTGTGGGTGCTGTTAAGCCAAGGCCACCACCTCAGCATTATCCTTTGTCTGCCAGCCTGAGAGCCTGAGAGACTGTTTCTGAGACCCAAGAGGAGTTCCCCATCCCATCGTGCTGAGCTCcttcttttttggtttttcggTTTCTTGGTTGCGCCTGGCTGGATCTGCACTTAATCTTTAAGTGGTTGGCTGCCTTTTGCGGTGCATTAGTGTCGGCTCCCACCCCACCACCACCTGGACTGGCTATAGTCAGGAGGACTGAGGACTGGGAATGAAACTAATCTGAACTCGTGTTACTTTAGTGAATGGAATCAGAGCAAACGAGAAACTTGATTATTGTCTAGAGCCCTTTACTGTCGGAATACCTTCCCGTCGGATCTCCCCTTTGTGTCTGCATGTTAATGAACTGCTTCGGGGAGCTCTGATTAAAATACGTGGTCAACTTTTGGACAGCCAATTGAGGACGCGTTTAGTAAGAGATGCGCTTAATTCGGTTTAGTAATTTATGGAGAAAAGCGCTCGCCTCAGCCACTGCCCCCCACCAGAACCCCATGGCAGTTATCCTAAATCAGCGGCAAACAAAAGTGGAAGCAACcaagaaacaaaagaaagCAAAACAGCCACAACAACTTGCCACTGGTAGAAAGATGGAAGAAGGAAGGGTGCCGGGCAGATAAAAGTCTTCATTCATTCATGTCGACaaaattatttcttatttaaataaaaagcaagcACTGCCGGTCGGAGTTGGGGTGTCTAGATGTCGGGGTAGGGCTCCGGAGGAGCTCTGAGATGATGCTACCCACTTAATATACCGCAAAGCCCGCACTTACGACGTCGCAGAATGAATAGCGGGGTATGTAAACATAAATTTTGCGAGCTCACTCTCGGTGGTGCGGTGGTtgctccacctccacctccatcTCCTTCTCCAAGCCCAAACCCCCCTGGATCCCCGCCCCCGGCTCATTGTGTTATCATCAGCTGAATATTCTATGCATGCACAAATGTTGCCGTTGTCATTGAATCAACCCGGGGTTCTGGTGCGGAGTGCTGGGTCTTCAAAAACCAAGAGCCCGGGAAAAGTAAGCTGGGAAAAGGAGGTAATTCTGAAAACCGGGTACCGGGTGCTGGTGACTACTAGCTGGTAGATGGTAGCTGGGGGGAGTCCTGGTCACGGACTACTGAGTGACTTCCCAGCATTCTGGCTCCGGTTCCAGTTCCTCCATTGTCTGCCGGGGCCATGATGAAGCACCGCTCAGTCAGCCCATATATTTCATGGCTCAGAATAAGAGGGAGCTGTTCTCTGGGAGCTCCCCGTATGATTAGCCGTTTTGACGTGGCCGAAACCGAGTGCGTAGAAGCTTACGGGGATTACATGAACGTTTTTGTAACTATTTGAAACCCTATTAGCTTTGGAAATATGGTCTTGTTATGCATGCGAGGGGTATTTGGGTTTCATTGTTTTGTAGACAGCCAAAGTTCCAGATCTTCCTTGGGAGTTGAATATATTATGGAAGTTTATACAAAAGATTCATACTCTGTCGCGGTTTTTGTTAGAAACGTTATTAAAGTTTATACTTGTAATAGTTTTAAAGCATCAAACTCATTGTCAATTAATGGAATTTTTTGAATACAAAGTCTTAAAGAAACAAAGAACTACTCAAAGTACGTCTTTGCTATTTCAGAGCCctttgtttattaaataatatccCTGTTTCCGCGCGGTAGTTTTCCCATTTAATTTCACTTTGTGCCCAAGGTGGCCCATCCATAAGtccaatttcaattttcaattttaatttggatTTGTTTTGCCAGCGTCGGGGACTCTAATCCAATTATGCAGTCAACCATTTCACTGTCGCCCAGTATAATTATGGCCAACAGCCATTGGCCAATATTGGAGGGagtgtgtggctgtgtgtgAGCCTTGAACGATTTCCTTTTACGTCATTTTGACCACGCTATATCTGAATTTGAAATGGCCTAATCATCTTTTATGCCTCGGTGCCTGAGCCAAACACAAAACCCGAGTGGAAAAAAGCACCCTCACCTATTGAAAGTCGACATTTCTAATGACAGCAGACCCGAGTCTGACCCGCTGCCCCCACGCAGGACCCCCTCCAGCTTGACCCTGGCTAA
This window contains:
- the LOC6499438 gene encoding glutamic acid-rich protein isoform X4, which gives rise to MGLDFLDEWFLSQVPAPPPLPSLVPKAPPPPPPPLAPGEKRVLSDTQKQTLEKLRTRPRRRPDWSEMMKEVESGKKLRHVACNDRSQPILTCKSMTKVDDKFIYETEKDNSHNKLLKQIQGGIRLKPTKTNDRSKPILDGLRKFRRQMTIEEQLQKSQSKVNMLSEAPSSHALGPASATALGAGSSRPSIVSAMSIDEESPDELDDIDKIRDDLQSTKQMLSLELRNREAQERENKKLLAKIRTLETELEREKSREKNLEYGSNVIVATMDPTPTAEQSYVNSLKREVEDARKVSKEVEQNYKSTSEQLVDAKTEIEEQRRQIQLLERKLAAALQGYATPSTNRPHISNCFAYDDDDDDCFYYDHGRHGTHQGGGSLDGSRRPSDANFGRDSSPELEPELSESDPDEPEEKKTERRERRFGKEVKVLRSKLTKLKVKEEAAKKEKDALKQAMKKNHVILKEENKKFKKLEKEVQKMAASMKLDEDELDGEEKDDEEKDDDEEEAESEEEEESEEESEESESEASEAETGSESEPEDAANSAKKANLEPRVKKHESRFAAMKKCNVLHQANVDNLQDQIVQVRSRATNLQDELDAVIADLGF
- the LOC6499438 gene encoding glutamic acid-rich protein isoform X6, which produces MMKEVESGKKLRHVACNDRSQPILTCKSMTKVDDKFIYETEKDNSHNKLLKQIQGGIRLKPTKTNDRSKPILDGLRKFRRQMTIEEQLQKSQSKVNMLSEAPSSHALGPASATALGAGSSRPSIVSAMSIDEESPDELDDIDKIRDDLQSTKQMLSLELRNREAQERENKKLLAKIRTLETELEREKSREKNLEYGSNVIVATMDPTPTAEQSYVNSLKREVEDARKVSKEVEQNYKSTSEQLVDAKTEIEEQRRQIQLLERKLAAALQGYATPSTNRPHISNCFAYDDDDDDCFYYDHGRHGTHQGGGSLDGSRRPSDANFGRDSSPELEPELSESDPDEPEEKKTERRERRFGKEVKVLRSKLTKLKVKEEAAKKEKDALKQAMKKNHVILKEENKKFKKLEKEVQKMAASMKLDEDELDGEEKDDEEKDDDEEEAESEEEEESEEESEESESEASEAETGSESEPEDAANSAKKANLEPRVKKHESRFAAMKKCNVLHQANVDNLQDQIVQVRSRATNLQDELDAVIADLGF
- the LOC6499438 gene encoding glutamic acid-rich protein isoform X5 codes for the protein MGLDFLDEWFLSQVPAPPPLPSLVPKAPPPPPPPLAPGEKRVLSDTQKQTLEKLRTRPRRRPDWSEMMKEVESGKKLRHVACNDRSQPILTCKSMTKVDDKFIYETEKDNSHNKLLKQIQGGIRLKPTKTNDRSKPILDGLRKFRRQMTIEEQLQKSQSKVNMLSEAPSSHALGPASATALGAGSSRPSIVSAMSIDEESPDELDDIDKIRDDLQSTKQMLSLELRNREAQERENKKLLAKIRTLETELEREKSREKNLEYGSNVIVATMDPTPTAEQSYVNSLKREVEDARKVSKEVEQNYKSTSEQLVDAKTEIEEQRRQIQLLERKLAAALQGGGSLDGSRRPSDANFGRDSSPELEPELSESDPDEPEEKKTERRERRFGKEVKVLRSKLTKLKVKEEAAKKEKDALKQAMKKNHVILKEENKKFKKLEKEVQKMAASMKLDEDELDGEEKDDEEKDDDEEEAESEEEEESEEESEESESEASEAETGSESEPEDAANSAKKANLEPRVKKHESRFAAMKKCNVLHQANVDNLQDQIVQVRSRATNLQDELDAVIADLGF